CTCATCTCCCCGGGTAAGCTCCCAAGGAAATGAAATCCTTGTTTCTGACGCCTCGATCTACATCGCGGCGGACTTAAGATTCTCTTCCAACACACGTACCAGCGTAGCCTGACTCTCGTTGACGCCAGCTTCAACAACTTTAACTCGGCACACTTTACCGACCATATCCATCGTTCCATCAAAGACCAGTTGAATGTAGTTGTCGCTATAACCATGCAGCTTGCCACTTCCCTCGCGGCCTTTGGCTTCACCTTCGGGAATAACATCCAGTACCTGTCCAACAAACTGCTCAGCGTACTCCAGCTGCATCTGCTCAGACAAGTCAATCAGTTCATGCACACGTGCATTTTTGACCTCTTCGTGCACCTGATCTTCCATTCGTGCTGCTGGCGTACCCGTACGCTTGGAATAAGGAAATACGTGCATTTCGGAAAAACCGATCTTCCGCATCAACTCATAGCCATTACGGTACATCTCATCCGTCTCACCTGGAAATCCAACAATGATGTCTGTTGTAATCGCTACATCAGGCATTGCTTCCCGAATGCGAAGCATTTTGTTGTAAAACTCTTCTGTCGTATATTTACGACGCATGCGTTTTAACACCGTATCATCACCCGCTTGCAGCGGAATATGGAAGTGACGAACAAGTTTGTCCGAACGTTTGATCACGTCGAGCATGCGGTCATCGATCTGGCTGGCTTCAATCGAGCTGATTCGAATACGCTCCAAACCCTCTACCTTATCCAAATCCCACAGCAGGTCGGTCAGATCATAGTTTTCCATGTCATCGCCATACCCACCTGTATGAATACCGGTCAGAACAATCTCCTTGTATCCGGCGTGTACGAGTTGATGCGCCTGTTGAATAATGCTGTTCGCCTCACGGCTGCGCGAGAGACCACGAGACCATGGAATAATGCAGAATGTACAGAAGTTATTGCATCCATCCTGGATTTTCAGAAATGCGCGGGTACGGTCAGCAAAATCCGGTACATCCATTTCTTCAAATACACGGGTTTTCATAATATTACGCACCGCATTAACGGGTTGACGGGACTCCTGAATTTCATTAACATATGGCAAAATCTTGTCACGGTCCTGTGTACCGATAACCAGATCCACCCCTGGGATGTCCAGAATCTCTGCCGGAGAAGTCTGCGCGTAGCAGCCTGTAACGGCCACAATCGCCTCCGGGTTGCGCCGAATGGCACGACGAATAATTTGACGGCTCTTTTT
This Paenibacillus xylanexedens DNA region includes the following protein-coding sequences:
- the mtaB gene encoding tRNA (N(6)-L-threonylcarbamoyladenosine(37)-C(2))-methylthiotransferase MtaB, coding for MPSVAFYTLGCKVNFYDTEAIWQLFKNEGYDQVDFDEQTADVYLINTCTVTNTGDKKSRQIIRRAIRRNPEAIVAVTGCYAQTSPAEILDIPGVDLVIGTQDRDKILPYVNEIQESRQPVNAVRNIMKTRVFEEMDVPDFADRTRAFLKIQDGCNNFCTFCIIPWSRGLSRSREANSIIQQAHQLVHAGYKEIVLTGIHTGGYGDDMENYDLTDLLWDLDKVEGLERIRISSIEASQIDDRMLDVIKRSDKLVRHFHIPLQAGDDTVLKRMRRKYTTEEFYNKMLRIREAMPDVAITTDIIVGFPGETDEMYRNGYELMRKIGFSEMHVFPYSKRTGTPAARMEDQVHEEVKNARVHELIDLSEQMQLEYAEQFVGQVLDVIPEGEAKGREGSGKLHGYSDNYIQLVFDGTMDMVGKVCRVKVVEAGVNESQATLVRVLEENLKSAAM